The Manduca sexta isolate Smith_Timp_Sample1 unplaced genomic scaffold, JHU_Msex_v1.0 HiC_scaffold_2903, whole genome shotgun sequence genomic sequence CAGTTTGTTTGTTGGTCCACATCTCAAAGTGAACAGATTTGTACTTATTACACATATCACAGGTGGACAgagtaaacattttttgttatcttttttatatttaataaattccaGGACAATGAAATGATCCGCAACAGAGTGATGCTGTCTCTCTCGCTGCTGTTCGGTGCCAAAGTGATGAACGTGACGGTGCCGTTCCTGTTCAAGTACGCGGTGGATGAGGTGAACCAGGCGGCCACCACGCCCGCAGGCGACGCGCTGTTGGGAATGGCTACTGTACCACAGGCGCTAGGGACTACAGCGTTCAGCTTGTTGTTGGGATGTTAGTATAGACTATAGAAAGCATTGTGTTGATTTACAAAT encodes the following:
- the LOC119192545 gene encoding ATP-binding cassette sub-family B member 7, mitochondrial-like isoform X2; the encoded protein is MKPVTGTDMVRGMLEYVWPKDNEMIRNRVMLSLSLLFGAKVMNVTVPFLFKYAVDEVNQAATTPAGDALLGMATVPQALGTTAFSLLLGC